In Nocardioides faecalis, the following proteins share a genomic window:
- a CDS encoding long-chain fatty acid--CoA ligase — translation MHAGDFPLTLTHVLRRMRTVHGGSEVVTQVDDDGRTVRTTYADLGARIDSLAAGLRSLGVDQGDRVATLAWNSQEHLEAYYAVPCLGAVLHTVNLRQSPEQVAYTINHAGDRVLIVDDSLVAGIAAVLPELRTVEHVVVIGARDIGDTDGTDGTGDIGGVPQVIRYDELLAAHQGATVEWPELDERLDAALCYTSGTTGNPKGVAYTHRTLMLHTLVMGAHDTFRVSEQDRLLSVVPMFHAMGWNMPYIAGMLGADLILPKSYLQPAHLVRLIEDEKITGSSGVPTIWMDVLRHADEHHSDLSTLSNVLVGGTQVPPTLMRAFDEHYGVSIVQGWGMTEILPGATVAHDPPRPSGQDRWTRRAMAGRISPLYEVRITDEAGDVLPSDGIAVGEIEIRGPIVATEYYRNPEATEATFHDGWLRTGDVGTADQRGWLRITDRAKDVIKSGGEWISSADLESGLLAHPAVLEAAVIAVPDPRWSERPLACVVTTTDVAPEELNEFLADRFEKWWLPDSYVFLDALPRTGTGKFDKKVLRSRLAHGETDT, via the coding sequence ATGCACGCAGGCGACTTCCCGCTCACCTTGACCCACGTGCTCCGGCGAATGCGCACCGTGCACGGGGGCAGCGAGGTCGTCACGCAGGTCGACGACGACGGGCGCACCGTCCGTACGACGTACGCCGACCTCGGTGCGCGCATCGACAGCCTCGCCGCCGGGTTGCGGAGCCTGGGTGTCGATCAGGGCGACCGGGTCGCGACCCTGGCCTGGAACTCCCAGGAGCACCTCGAGGCCTACTACGCGGTCCCCTGCCTCGGCGCCGTGCTCCACACCGTCAACCTGCGCCAGTCGCCTGAGCAGGTCGCCTACACGATCAACCACGCCGGCGACCGTGTCCTGATCGTCGACGACTCGCTGGTGGCCGGCATCGCCGCCGTGCTGCCCGAGCTGCGCACCGTCGAGCACGTCGTCGTCATAGGCGCTAGGGACATTGGTGACACCGACGGCACCGACGGCACCGGCGACATCGGTGGCGTCCCGCAGGTGATCCGCTACGACGAGCTGCTCGCCGCACACCAGGGCGCCACCGTGGAGTGGCCGGAGCTGGACGAACGGCTCGACGCCGCGCTGTGCTACACCAGCGGCACCACCGGCAACCCCAAGGGTGTGGCCTACACCCACCGCACCCTGATGCTGCACACGCTGGTGATGGGGGCGCACGACACGTTCCGGGTCTCCGAGCAGGACCGTCTGCTCTCGGTCGTCCCGATGTTCCACGCGATGGGCTGGAACATGCCGTACATCGCGGGGATGCTCGGGGCGGACCTGATCCTGCCCAAGAGCTACCTGCAGCCCGCCCACCTGGTCCGACTGATCGAGGACGAGAAGATCACCGGCTCCTCGGGCGTGCCCACGATCTGGATGGACGTGCTGCGTCACGCCGACGAGCACCACAGCGACCTGAGCACGCTGTCGAACGTGCTGGTCGGCGGCACCCAGGTCCCACCGACCCTGATGCGGGCCTTCGACGAGCACTACGGCGTCAGTATCGTCCAGGGCTGGGGCATGACCGAGATCCTGCCCGGGGCCACCGTCGCCCACGACCCGCCGCGCCCGAGCGGCCAGGATCGCTGGACCCGGCGCGCCATGGCGGGTCGGATCAGTCCGCTCTACGAGGTCCGGATCACCGACGAGGCGGGCGACGTGCTGCCCTCCGACGGCATCGCCGTCGGGGAGATCGAGATCCGGGGCCCGATCGTCGCCACCGAGTACTACCGCAACCCCGAGGCCACCGAGGCGACGTTCCACGACGGGTGGCTGCGCACCGGCGACGTGGGCACGGCCGACCAGCGCGGCTGGCTGCGGATCACCGACCGGGCCAAGGACGTCATCAAGTCCGGCGGCGAGTGGATCTCCTCGGCCGACCTCGAGTCCGGCCTCCTGGCGCACCCGGCCGTGCTCGAGGCCGCGGTGATCGCGGTGCCCGATCCCCGGTGGAGCGAGCGCCCCCTGGCCTGCGTGGTCACCACCACCGACGTCGCTCCCGAGGAGCTCAACGAGTTCCTCGCGGACCGCTTCGAGAAGTGGTGGCTGCCCGACAGCTACGTCTTCCTCGACGCTCTGCCCCGCACCGGCACGGGGAAGTTCGACAAGAAGGTGCTGCGCTCACGCCTCGCCCACGGCGAGACGGACACCTGA
- a CDS encoding nitroreductase family protein: protein MTYPNEGQLLDLTAQELLHTTRSVRLRLDFDRPVPDHLISECVETALQAPSGSNRWLMQFLVVTDPDKRAAFGEIYRDAFEQQYKKLPTYIGAVEKATPEANESQGRTTRSAEFLADTFHRAPAIVLACAVGRAEGGAPIAKTTLLGSVLPGMWSFMLAARLRGLGTSWTTVGLFQEQRVHDLFGIPIDSVTIGSMSPLAFTKGIDFKPALRPSPDEVIHWNQW, encoded by the coding sequence ATGACGTACCCGAACGAAGGCCAGCTGTTGGACCTGACCGCCCAGGAGCTGCTGCACACCACCCGCAGCGTGCGGCTGCGGCTCGACTTCGACCGCCCCGTGCCGGACCACCTGATCTCGGAGTGCGTCGAGACCGCACTCCAGGCGCCCTCGGGCTCCAACCGGTGGCTGATGCAGTTCCTGGTCGTCACCGACCCGGACAAGCGCGCCGCCTTCGGCGAGATCTACCGCGACGCCTTCGAGCAGCAGTACAAGAAGCTGCCGACGTACATCGGCGCTGTCGAGAAGGCCACCCCCGAGGCGAACGAGTCACAGGGCCGTACGACGCGCTCGGCGGAGTTCCTGGCCGACACCTTCCACCGCGCGCCGGCGATCGTGCTCGCGTGCGCGGTCGGCCGCGCCGAGGGCGGCGCACCGATCGCCAAGACCACCCTGCTCGGCAGCGTGCTGCCGGGCATGTGGTCCTTCATGCTGGCCGCGCGCCTGCGCGGCCTCGGCACCTCCTGGACGACCGTCGGCCTCTTCCAGGAGCAGCGGGTGCACGACCTGTTCGGCATCCCGATCGACTCGGTGACCATCGGGTCGATGTCCCCGCTCGCCTTCACCAAGGGCATCGACTTCAAGCCGGCCCTGCGGCCCTCACCCGACGAGGTCATCCACTGGAACCAGTGGTGA
- a CDS encoding EthD family reductase, with protein sequence MYKLYAFWSAPKAEDVAAFEEHYEKVHFPLAARVPHLESIAESVTSDSFEGAEPLHYRIAEMAFADREAFQASTGSPEWAEMRADSGLLIERFGVGLTVAMGDVVVSDPLRD encoded by the coding sequence ATGTACAAGCTCTACGCGTTCTGGTCCGCCCCCAAGGCCGAGGACGTCGCGGCCTTCGAGGAGCACTACGAGAAGGTGCACTTCCCCTTGGCCGCGCGCGTCCCGCACCTCGAGTCGATCGCGGAGTCCGTCACCTCCGACTCGTTCGAGGGCGCCGAGCCGCTGCACTACCGCATCGCGGAGATGGCGTTCGCGGACCGCGAGGCGTTCCAGGCCAGCACCGGGTCCCCGGAGTGGGCGGAGATGCGCGCCGACTCCGGTCTCCTCATCGAGCGCTTCGGGGTGGGCCTCACGGTCGCGATGGGCGACGTGGTCGTCAGCGACCCCCTGCGGGACTAG
- a CDS encoding enoyl-CoA hydratase/isomerase family protein — MTSFVLSRVEDGIGFLTLNDPDRLNPVTFERIAQINTAAREMSARDDVRVVVVTGAGRSFCAGADLAGEDTFLTDDSPPASGSVVAAPGLWTLTAMPQPVIAMINGPAVGYGLELALQADIRVAGASARIGHPAAKLGAITDTGAATWLLPRLVGPGVAAEILFSGQLYDAEAALRMRLVNHVVPDAELSAFTTELAATIAANSPWAVRTTKRLLFNALEDTSRGAVLEQYLHVNDGDPDYDPSVHLARFRRR; from the coding sequence GTGACCTCCTTCGTGCTCAGCCGCGTCGAGGACGGCATCGGCTTCCTGACGCTGAACGACCCCGACCGGCTCAACCCGGTGACCTTCGAGCGCATCGCGCAGATCAACACCGCGGCGCGTGAGATGTCCGCTCGCGACGACGTGCGCGTCGTCGTGGTCACCGGGGCCGGGCGCTCCTTCTGCGCGGGCGCCGACCTGGCCGGTGAGGACACGTTCCTGACCGACGACTCACCGCCCGCCAGCGGTTCCGTCGTCGCGGCGCCAGGGCTCTGGACGCTCACGGCGATGCCGCAGCCGGTGATCGCCATGATCAACGGCCCGGCCGTGGGCTACGGCCTGGAGCTCGCGCTGCAGGCCGACATCCGGGTCGCGGGCGCGAGCGCGCGCATCGGCCACCCGGCGGCCAAGCTCGGTGCCATCACCGACACCGGGGCGGCGACCTGGCTCCTGCCGCGACTGGTCGGCCCCGGCGTGGCGGCGGAGATCCTCTTCAGCGGCCAGCTGTACGACGCCGAGGCCGCCCTGCGCATGCGGCTGGTGAACCACGTGGTCCCCGACGCGGAGCTCAGCGCGTTCACGACGGAGCTGGCCGCCACGATCGCCGCCAACTCCCCGTGGGCGGTGCGCACCACGAAGCGGCTGCTGTTCAATGCGCTGGAGGACACCTCCCGGGGCGCGGTGCTCGAGCAGTACCTGCACGTCAATGACGGCGATCCCGACTACGACCCGTCGGTCCACCTGGCGCGGTTCCGACGGCGATGA
- a CDS encoding ABC transporter permease — protein MAWVIGVLFLQFAFIFSYVAAFHDPTPHDLKVQVVAPEAARAQAQQLVDQLNRLSGNPLDASLADSESKARADVRNGDQVAALVLRPEQSSDLLLVASGGGDSVEEAASGVLTKVVEEQQRTVEKDDLVPFQSGDARGLTGFYLVVGWAVGSYLFPTVIALARGDRPRSIRAAAMRLGALVPYALASGFGGALIVDPLLGAQTGHFWELGLLGTAVSFSIAAVAIGLEALLGVIGIGATLLLIVIIGNPSAGGAFQAGVMPTFWRVVGDWIPTGAGVDGVRQIVYFDSADLTRPYLVLLAYAVVGIALTLLISGRGRRPEVLASM, from the coding sequence GTGGCGTGGGTCATCGGCGTGCTTTTCCTGCAGTTCGCCTTCATCTTCAGCTACGTCGCTGCGTTCCACGACCCCACGCCGCACGACCTCAAGGTGCAGGTGGTGGCCCCCGAGGCGGCGCGCGCCCAGGCCCAGCAGCTGGTCGACCAGCTCAACCGGCTCTCCGGCAACCCCCTGGACGCCTCCCTCGCCGACTCGGAGTCCAAGGCTCGCGCCGACGTCCGCAACGGCGACCAGGTCGCCGCCCTGGTGCTGCGTCCCGAGCAGAGCAGCGACCTGCTGCTGGTCGCCTCCGGCGGCGGCGACTCGGTGGAGGAGGCCGCCTCCGGCGTCCTCACCAAGGTGGTCGAGGAGCAGCAGCGCACCGTCGAGAAGGACGACCTGGTCCCGTTCCAGAGCGGCGACGCCCGCGGCCTCACCGGCTTCTACCTGGTCGTCGGCTGGGCCGTCGGCTCCTACCTGTTCCCCACGGTGATCGCCCTGGCACGCGGCGACCGGCCCCGGAGCATCCGGGCCGCGGCGATGCGGCTGGGCGCGCTGGTGCCCTACGCCCTGGCGTCGGGCTTCGGCGGCGCCCTGATCGTCGACCCGTTGCTGGGCGCGCAGACCGGGCACTTCTGGGAGCTCGGGCTGCTCGGTACTGCGGTGTCGTTCTCGATCGCCGCCGTGGCGATCGGGCTCGAGGCGCTGCTCGGGGTGATCGGGATCGGAGCGACGCTCCTGCTGATCGTCATCATCGGCAATCCCAGCGCGGGCGGGGCGTTCCAGGCGGGCGTGATGCCCACCTTCTGGCGCGTGGTCGGCGACTGGATACCGACCGGTGCCGGCGTCGACGGGGTGCGTCAGATCGTCTACTTCGACTCCGCCGACCTGACCCGTCCCTACCTGGTGCTGCTGGCGTACGCCGTCGTCGGCATCGCCCTCACGTTGCTCATCTCCGGCCGGGGTCGGCGCCCGGAGGTCCTGGCGAGCATGTGA